Genomic DNA from Accipiter gentilis chromosome 9, bAccGen1.1, whole genome shotgun sequence:
GAGTACTACGACGAGTACACGCAACCGGAGCAGGaccccctcctccagcagcagtcCTCGGAGGACCCCGACTGGTTCGAGGCATTTTTTGGCTACAGCGATACTGAAAGAGGTACCTCtgaggggtgggcagggaggtgaGGAAGGGGTAAAATCCCAGCCCTGCACTTGCAGCATGAGCATGGCAGGCCTCGGCTGCCAGCCTGCTCTCGAAATGCCTGCATCAAAGAGATGAGTTAGGAGGATTGTTTGCAGTGTTCTCCTTTGTATTTCTCTTGTAAGGAGCCTGTGTTTTATCTCCGGGTTTCACAGGATGGATTCTGATCATGCAGAACATTTCTGATTGCTACTACAAAAAAAGCACAGGCTTATTTGTCTATAGACACTGTAAGATGTAATTGCTGTTTTCATGGGATATATGTTCTGTATTTATGCTGGGAACCAAATGTAGAgcaggcttcctttttttttttttttatttcttctcagttGCAGGGTCTCCTTtactctttgcttttcttttttcttttcttttttcttttcttttcccgtTTTGCCAAACTTCAGGAAAGGTTCCTTGAGATTGCTCAGGGAACACAAAAGGAAAGACAGGGAAGTTGCCCGTAACATCCCCTGGGTTATCCCCTGGTacaaagaaagcagagctggTATGTGACTGTCCCCGATACAAATTGCTCCTGGCAGCCTGGAGTGGAGTGGAGAGGTTGAGCATGGTGTACGGAGCAGCACTCCAGTGACTCTCAGCAGGTGCCTGCTCCCTTGGAGCAATAGCGATAACACCAGGAGGTATTATACGGTATAATGGTGGTGGATGGCTATTGCAGGGGAGATTTACTGCCCAGTTGTGACCAGGGCAATGCCAAATCCAGACCCCTCCACACTAAGTGCATGAAGGCACATGCCCAGGGCCAGCTCTAGTTTTTAAGGCATCTGCTTCTGCCGCTGCCATAGAGTTAAATCTGTCCCTGAGCGAAGGAAGGGACTTGTCCCATTACAGCTGCATCATAGACATGGCAAAGGGAGCTGAGGAGCTCCAGACCCAAAGCCATGAGCTGTTACAGCTTGCGATAAGCTCTGCAGCAATTCATAGGTGCTCCTATGGCTGCTGAGCTGATGCATAAGCATGGTATGTGTTACACGGGATGCTGTGCCCAGCAAGGCAGCCTTCTGCAATTAGAAAATGTGAGAAGAAAGAGCAGGTGATGGAGGTggagaagctgaaaataaaactaaaagttCTCCATCCTTACCCCAGCAGACCCATGCTCCTCCAACCCCTGCAAGAACAACGGTAGGtgtgaaaacagaggaagaagctTCAGCTGTCTCTGCCCCGAGCCTTACGCTGGGATTACGTGTGAGAAAGGTAATCGTTCTTTTGCTGACTTACACTCCTTATGTTGGCAACTGATGTTACTCTTACAGCTCTGTCAATGGAAGCAAACACGGGGCTTTATAAACCCACTGTTTGCTAGGGCTGAGGGTTTTGACACCCCACTGCAGTCATGTTCATAGGTCTCACACTTAGCTCCTCATCCAGATCAAGGTCTGTCTAAAGTAGTATCCAGGAAAATAGACTTCAGGTGTGCAGGAAGCGCTCCTCTATCCCCTGCCAGGTGGGCAGTGGGGAGCTGCTCATTGGTCCTGCAGACTTTTTGCCATAGATACTGTGAACAAGAAGAGAAACCCCAAGTCCACACCAGCCAAATGAAAGCCTCCTCAAAACATCAGAAAGCGTGTCTTCCCATGCTCCCTGCAAGGGCACGGCTCTTGCGCGCACACAAATGCTGATGAAGTACCTCGTGTCTCTGTTTTACACAGTGAAGAACATGTGTCTGGAGAAGCGTTGCCATGGTGGAGACTGCCTGATTACGTTAACCCCGCCTTATTTTCAGTGCAGATGCAATCATCCCTACAAGAAACCCGACTGCCAACGAGGTGAGCCCTCAGCAGGACGCTGAGTGAATTGTGGTGGGGACGGCACGGTGAGGTCACCTCGCCGCGGCTGGTCAGATGTGGGAAATCACAAAGAGCCCACTGCAGAGGGTGGTCCTGCCCTAGTCGTCCAGCCTGAGTCTGCTACAGCTCCCACCTGTGGGGCTGGTGGGTGATGAATCATGCTTGATTTATAGGATGGTGGTTCAGTCACTGGTAAACCCCCCCGTGATAAGTGGTTTTCAAGAGTTCATAAGAACATGATGCCAACAGGCTAAGTGGGAGCTCTCCCAGTTTCTATTGGGCGTGCAAATGGCTGTATAGTGTTCAGAAGAGCGACAAAGCTGTTCTGTGTTTTCCGCATTGACAGCATCTTCACCGTGCAGGCCAAACCCTTGCAAAAATGGAGGTATCTGCATACGGCACAGAATCAGATCCAAATTCACCTGCAAGTGCCCTGAACCTTTCAGCGGGAGGTTCTGCGAGATCGGTACGTCACCACACCAAGCGCCGAACGCACCCGGGGCACTGGCCTCCTTGGGGAGAACGTTGGAGGAAGCAGCTGACTTCTGCAGCCACCATTAGCAAAGGGACTCCAAACAGTTCCCATAATGACGTTTTCTAAGTGTGCTTCAGCAAGGCCCCACTGGTATATAATGAATGAGCACACATTTCGCAGAGGTTGCATGTGTCTCATGGGGTAGGGGCGTCGGGCTTTCCTTAAACACTCGAAAGCTGATGTAGTAAAGATTCATGTCCAGTTGCCTGAGACTCCCCAGGCTGAGGGGACAGCCACTGATACAGGATGGGTGGCCAAGAGCGTGGGATTACCCCAGCCTGTGTGGAGACCCTTCTGCCCCTGCAGCACCACCATGGGCACCACACTCCACGCATGTTTCCAAGGAgaaggatttctttctttctcttttaaaagttGATTGCACTTCAAACTCTATGTACCAGTACGTGCTCCACATTGCAGGTGACTTTTCCTCCATCTCGCCTCCAGGTTAGGTTCACAACCCCACAACCTTCCTTTTGGCTCATCCATTGCCCTAGAACGACAGCAGCTCTATGCCCACTTCTGTCTAATCCTGCTGATACCATTTCTTGCCCAGGACACTGATGGACAGATTCAGCTTTGGCATTAAGACACCTCTTAGCTGCTAGGTCTTTACCATGCAAAGAGGTTTCAGGCATCTGAAGTCAATCAAGCTTCAAGCTGGACAGATGTTGGGACATTACTCTTATTTCTGGCCTGTGTTGGATAAGGGATATAATTACATGACCCCGTAGGTCCTTCTGATCCTCCATAAAATTAACATAGggcaaggaaaggaaggaagatgaaCCACTCTGGGcaaggaaaaccacaaaaataattttcatatcaGCATTGTCTTCCTACAGGACCAGATGATTGTTATGAAAAGGCCTCCTCTAAGTACAGAGGAAGTGTGAACCAAGCGGTGAATGGCAAGACCTGCCTGCACTGGAATTCCCACATTCTCTTGGACTACCCTATTAATGCCTTTATGGAGGACGCTGACTCTTATGGCATCGGTGAACATAACTTCTGCAGGTAATATTTTGAAGAAGCAACTGTGGAGGTCTATATCAAAGAGAGCACTGAGGAAAAACTGCTCATGAATTTGGCAAACTGATGGTGTTAAGATCTCACGTCTTTCTAGACACCGCTTGCCTATAAAATACCAGGATGTTAGAGGTGCATTCCCTAAGCCACTGTACTGAGGTGAGGTTTCCAGAAGCAGCCCTCATTTCCCTGAATCAGTGCCTCATTTTTCTTAGGGTTAAGATGGGTATGGGAATAGTGAAATGGCAGAAGCCCTGCTTTCTTATCTCAGGTATCTTCCTTGTCAGGTCTTATGAAAGAATATCTTTGAAAGCTTGGCTGTCCTATGGGAGCATGAGGCTGCTTTCCTAAGTATCCTCAGATCCTTCACTGGTTTCGTGGAGATTTCCCTATTCCTGCTGGCTGATGCTCTCAAATGTTCCCTTCAGGAACCCTGATGAGGATGAAAAACCCTGGTGCTACATCAGAAAAAGTCACAAAGTGGAATGGGACTTCTGTGATGTTTCACCCTGCTCAGGAACAGGTAAAGAATCAGAAGTAAGTTGTTTGGCAGCATGTAGGTGGTCCAGAGCAGCAGGTAACTCCCTGTTACTTAACTCCTCCAGTCCAATGTTATCTCTGCATTATACATCTGCTGTCTCTTCCAATGCAGCTGAAGAGAGCCTATGGCCAACGGACAGCTCAACAGACCCACCTGGATCAAACGAAATATTCAAAACATGTGGACAACCAGAAATTCAAAGGCCACTCAAGAGGATCTATGGTGGAGCTAAGACTACAGCTGGCAAACATCCCTGGGTGGCATCTCTGCAGATAAAGACTTCAAAAAGGAACACACATTTCTGTGGTGGAGTGCTAATTAAAGCATGCTGGGTTCTTACTGCCGGGCACTGCATTGAGTAGGTGCATGTCCTATGCCTAGGGTAGATAAATGTATAAAAATCAGAATGGTTATTAAAGGCAGTTTGGAATTCAAACTATTTGCAATCTAAATGATTGCTGGGAATCAAATTGAAAGGAAAACTTATATGTGAAAAATGAACACGTACATGAAAATATGTATATACTTGAAGATGGTGCTTGCTGGAATAACAAATTAAACTTACCCCCCACTCACCCAAAATGAGCTAAAATAGTtgtgtgagaggaaaaaaaggaggaaagtaaCAAAGTTTTGCAAAGTATAAAAGAACGTATGAGAACTTCAGGGGATATTGGGATACCATAAACTTCATCACGTATTGCATCATAATTAAGATCTCCAGAACAGCCAAAATATGCATCGTGCTTTCAATTGTTTATGTGCCAGCTAGCTTAGAATATGACATTCCCTTCAACATTTTTGTTGAATAGGTTGGAAACCACCATACTTGGAAACTAGTAAATTACACTCTGCAGATCATTCCAGCTCAGATGATTGTACGCATGCCCAGACAATGGCAAGCAATTGTACCCCCATGGCTCCATGAGTTGCCACTCATCATCATGGCTATAGTAACAGACTGTGTGCACTGCTACTCTGCccgaaaatgcaaagaaaacaatgtttgtGCAGCTTTAAATCACTTTATTTAATGATTGCAGCTAGTTAAGAGCACATGTATCGTCCAACACCACCGCTTCCCTGACTAAGCCCTCCTATAACAATCTTAGGAAATCTTCTGGCCATGCTCTACAACAGGAAGCAATATCTTGACTTCCAGATACTAAAGGTGCAGGTTTTCACTCACCACCACTGATAGACAATGTCTGCAtgtaatttactttcttttttttttttttttttttcagacaaccAGCAGAAAATCTTCAGGTAGCCCTTGGAAAGCAAAACCTCAAGAAGAGAGAGCATCAAGAGCAAATATTTGATGTGGAGAAGATCATCGTACATGACAAATACAGAGAGAAGGATGGTGTCCCACACAACGATATCGGTAAATCCCTTTTATTGAATATTCATGTGGCTCACCTCCAACCTCAGTTCTTTGAACGCCTCTTTCCAACTCAAGTCAATGTAAAATTTCCATTGAGACTATATTCTGGAAATAATTAGGCAAAATTGAGGTTTAGACCCATTTGAATCTTGAGGATGTGAATTGTGATGGGCAGGCAGAAGTCACCGTGTGGGAGGAGCAAAACAAACAGGGACAGGTCCGGCATATAGTGCAAATAGCACGTCAGGTATATGCAGCTTTGCGTGGGGTTGTGTCACCGACTGGTAAGGATGGTTAGGGATTAAAATGAGCTACAaatactttttgttgttgtttatcgTCTCTCCAGCACTGCTGAAATTGAAGCCAGTTGATGGTCACTGTGCAGTGGAAACAAAGTATGTGAAAACAGCGTGTCTGCCTCACTTCTTCTTTCCCGTTGGGACTGACTGCTTCATTTCTGGATGGGGCATGACAGAGACAGGTATTTGTGGCCTAGCTGGATTTTGGTGGGTACTTCCATGGCAAGGTGGGCTGGTGTTTTCAGTAGCAATTGCCAGACCCAAATGTGGACCTAGGCACTTAGTGAAAACAAGATATGGGATTCAAAACAAAGGACAGATAAACCCTGCCATGGAAATTACTCATTAGGAGAAATCTCCAACTGCTAGACCAACCAAACCTTTCAGAGTTCTGAAAAAATctctgatgcatttttttttgcttgccaTCTGACACACCATGTCATGGTTTCATCTGAAGCCAGCAATAGAAGCAAGAAGGTATCAAGAGAGAGGCTATTGTATAGTTTGTGTGTTTCAAGACAGGACCAAGAAAGATGGGAACTTTCACATGGTTTTCCAGCCCATTGGGTCAGATAAAGCTTTTCAGAAGCAGCATCTGGATCTTcagatgcactgaaaaataaaaaatcccaaagcttttCAAGTTCAACCAGCTCTATCCAAAACCTTTCTTGCCCACAGTAAATCCTAAGGGGAGAAATTACTatgcttaaaaaaagataatggcaattttctgaaaaatgcattttctcatgTTCTGATTGATGTGTTGCTgtaaagcagcagaaggaaaatgtgtCACTGAGGCTGCAGTAGGTGTCCTAGTGCTTTGTGACTGATACAGCCTGATACGATACATAGGACCAAATTCTCCCTTCTGATGTAACTCTCATTGAAGTCCACAAGAGACAAGCGTGTTCATTTGATCAGAATGCACCAACAGAATTTAatggacattttttaaaagttccaaATAAAAAGTCTCTCTTAAAAAGGGTacggggaattttttttttttttccccaacaaagaTATCAAGTACCCTGTACATGTTCACACTAGATGGCTACTTCTTTGAGCAGAGCTATTATTAGCATTTTAGGAAATCACTGCAGAAATGGAATATTTCCTGAAACTCAAGCAGAACCAAACTTATAAACCACCTTTGATTATCTACAGATGTAGTGCTTTGAAACTCTGGCTATTGCCTTTAGATGTCAAGTTATGTCTTTAGATTCACTGTAATTAATCATTGCCCTTAAATATTGTatgattttcagttttcatgtGTTTCATTAACTTGTGTGTTAAAACATCTAATCGCACCAGTCTGAGAAGTGCTGAGCAGCTCAAAGCCCTGTGGGGACCTGTGGGAGCTGCAGACAGCCAGCACCTTTGAAAAGCAGGATTACACGGGTAGAGCTGATTGGAGCCAAATTCTGAATACTTGACCTTGTGCTTTTATTCAAGCAACAACCTGGTATCCTGAGTGAAGCTTCTAGGCTCCAACTCTAACCCTTATCATTTCAGACAGGTACCTCTTTTCTTCCCAGGTTAGCACatgcattccccccccccgcccccgcacccGCTATTCCCCCTTCCCATCCAAATGGCAAGCAAGCTCATATTTTCAACAAAGACAACATGTAACAGGATTGGAAGGAAGGTGACTCCATTTTTTTGGTGCACATCCTATAGATGAAGAATCCCATCAGCTGCTAGATGCCAATGTCAAGctgatttcacagaagaaatgcagTGCACCCAGAGCATATGATCACATACTGGATGAAAGCATGTTTTGTGCAGGAAATCTTCGGAGACCCAGAGCCGATTCTTGTCAGGTCTGTTGCTTCTTCTGTATTTAAACACTAATTTTTTGTGTAAATAGTCAGGCTGTGCAGAGTAATAGCTTTGGCAGGGTGCTGCATATGTATCTGTTTCTCCCATCAGTGTATTTCAACAGCGACCATCTTTCTTCGGTACAGTTTGAGATGTATATCCCTAGAGCTAATATTGTCACTGTCAGCCACAGGCAGATCTATGGAAGCTAGAGACTAGCCTGGAAAGTTTGGCTTCTGAGGCAGTTTGTCATAATAACCTGGAAACTTGCCTTTTTTCTCTCAATTTTATTATGGCCTCTGCTATGAGCACCAATTCTAATGTGATTTTCACTATCAGAGCTAAGACTTGCAGGGAAACTCAGGATTGGTATTGCTTTTCACTACAGCTAGTGCAAATGTGAAGCAAGTTCATATTTATACTGTTGTAAGATAGGGAAGAGTTTGAACAATGCTTCCTGACATGCAAACTACCACTGCAAGCATACTTCACAATAGAAATcaccaataaaacaaacaaaaaaatgagacCAACCAGCTCAGAATAAAGTTATTTTGAGGGGAGAGatcaagtgttttcttttatgtCAAGGAACACATCTTTATCTTTCTGAGGTCAGGTTCTTAGTGCCTGGTACTTTCATGCCTGGGAAATTTCATGTGACCTTGTCAGATATACGTCACAGACTTGAATAAACAAAAACTTACATCCAAAAAGTCTGGTATCATTTGACCTGGTTCCAGAACCGCAAGCCTATTCAGGGACTGAGCAGCATCTGATAGTACATctgataggggaaaaaaaaaaaaaaatcattacagctTCAAAGCCCTATGATGGGGGGGGAACATTCTTATTTTGGTTAATGTCTTGGTCCCTATTTTGAACATGTGTGCTTTTTCTCATCAGGGAGACTCCGGAGGCCCACTAACTTGTGTAGAAAATGGCTCCTACTATGTATATGGCCTTGTGAGCTGGGGTGATGGGTGCGGGTTAAAGAACAAGCCAGGAGTTTATACCCAGGTGACAACATTTCTCAGTTGGATTAAATCCAAAATTCAGTCTGAGTCAAGGTCACTTCATTAGGAGACAGCTTTGGAATGACAAATGGTAAGCTTGagatatttacttatttttatcatTTCCCCAAATGCCTCCTCTTTGACCAAAACCATTATTGATATTTCCTCATGGCCTACATGGAGCATCCTTCACCACCATCTTGAAAATAGCCTTAGAGCATTTGCTAGAATGTTAGTGATAGTTTTCCTGTTGGGGACTTTGAAATAAGCCCACATTTTGTATGCAAAACAGATCAGAAAGTAAAGCAACTCCAGTTTTTCCCCAAATCAATCAGAGCCACAGTTGCCAAtgtttcagttttggttttcaaGCCTTGAAAATTCTGCAGGCTCAGCTACTGCCACCCTGTCCCTCCGGCCCTCATGCCCCAGGCTAAGGTGTGGGTTTTCTGGACTCATTGGACCCTGACACCTCAAAGCTATTGGGGTGTGCTCCTAAAGCCAGTACCGTTTTTCACATATATAAAAATCATCATGTGCCTATGTTTGCAAGACTGCAGCCATTAGAACTATCTGAGGAGGGAGGATCAGGCAgaagaattgtttttaaaagcacttctgtAGGACAAATTCCACCAGTGATGGATTCCAGAttgaaaaagccaaaaaaaattcaatattaGAATTATCCACTTTATTCCTGATTAGAGGATAATTACTTCTTATGCTCCAGATCTACACTGGTATATATGTGCTTAACTTCAATATCAGTGAGACTTAGGCAGTATTAAAGCCCATTAAAAAATATGGGTCTAAAGCCATTGATAATTCTTGGGTTTTCATAAGTTTTGCAAGTCAAATTGTGTAAATTTTGCCCAATGATTCTGTATAGAAATTTGAAAAACAGAGGATTGGTATTAAATCAGGATATAAAGAATAGTCGTGTTTTTGAAGAGTCAATTCCTTAAAATAGTAATGTCCTTTTCATCTGAATTCCAAGGTTTACAACCTTCTCTAAGCAGCTACATAGTCTATCAATAGCTACCCTTATTGTGATAATTTCTAACAAactaatactgattttttttgctttggaagatTTGAAAAAGATTGAAGAATTAATTGCGATATGAATACATCATGTTAATCAAGAACAAATTCTTTGACGTCTGCTAAAAGGCGTGCCCTTGGTTAGTCAATGATAACTTTGCTTCCACTGGCCTTTGTCTTGTTCATCTGTTAAACCACCTGAATCACACTTCTGTATTCTCTTAGGTCAATGGTGCTAATAATCCAGGAACATAAAAATCTCCAAAGATTACAAGTGTGGAATAAGATTCATCTGATTTAttcattacaaattattttatattctacCAATCAGGTTCATTCATCTGTAGTACAAAGCTGAGCCTGCCAGTCACCtagtattaatttaatttacagctTTAAATAAATATCAGATTCTGTAATACATACAAAGATAAATCACAAAGTatccacacaaaaataaaacaatcacTTATAAATTGCAATGTTTaggttgctttttaaaacaaaaagttcttAGACGCCATCTGGAAAAGCTACAGGATTTGCAGGACAATATGAAAATCTATTTGTGTTATGTCATGTTTCTGTTTACTTCTGATACAGCTGCATTCTCCTTCTCTTGAATTGCAGAATTTCTGAAGCATCAGGGTTGACTGTGACCTGCTGAGATCCTTCTGTCTCCAGTTCATCCTGTAAAATCAAACCCAAGTAAATTGTGAGGACGGCCAGCGGACAGGAGGTTTTAACTATTAttccataaaaatatttgcatattaaaaattACCACAACTGGCAAAGAAGTGAGCAAAATCTGCATCACTGCTTTGCACTGAGCAAATCTCTACAGTGGAAAAGTGCAAAAAATGGAGCTGTTCATATAAGTTAGATACTACACATACCAAAGGACTGAATGCGCTCAAGTCCTAATTTCTAATTTGAGCCCTAAATAAAGAGCAAACTAGCAAACACCTGTGTTCCAGATGGATTGCACACCTGTAGATCTCCCTGGAACCATCAGATCTTTATCATACGTAGGGCTTAAGATATTGCCTGCAATCCCCACTGCCTGCATTACTCAACCACAGTTATAATTTATTTCTGGAGTAACCTTTCAGATGGGAATGTAAATCATGGATATGTCCTGTTTTTCTTGGGCTGGATTATTGTTTGACTTGTTGCCAAAGTTAAAACTTAAATGAAACAAGTATTTAAAGTGCAGAGCTTcaattttattataatttaatgCTTCCTAACTGTAGGGGCTACAAGGTCCCTATATAGACTTCTGCTTTCTTGTGCAGGTTAGGAGTTACCCCTGtggaggcagggagaaggaaaaccTGGAAGATCCCAGGTTGTAATTTCTTGCCTCTTGATCTGGGCAGAGATGGAGGAGGCTGGAGCATTCCCCCTTTCCAAAAAGCCTCCCACAGTATTGGGGAGCCTCCCACAGCACAGATTATGCTGTTAGGAGTCTACACTGAGCCTGTCAATACAATTGCCAGCGGAGATTACATGGCAACATGTAATTACATGGCAACACATGGTGTCTTGCTGAAAttaggaaaagagaaggggagtTGTACAGGGAGTCCCTTCTGCCTCTACTTCTGATTTCCGTGGAGGTACCAGGACCTCTGGAGATCTGACAACATCCACAAGTTAAAGGAAACACATCCCATAGTATAAGTAAATCCTATTCTGTGGCACTTTCTAGTCCCTACAGGAATTCCTCAGCCATGACAGTGCTGAATTCTCTTGAGAGGTTCCTTCAAATTAAGGTGTACACAAAGCCACAAAGCTTTGCAAGGGAAGTATATGTATTCTGTTCAAATAAAGGGGACAACTGTTGACTCCAGGGAGTATTCAAAAGCATTAAACAGGATGTGTGCCTGTCTGCCTTCTGGAGAGCAGTGCTGTTGGGATTTGCGAGAAGAACAGTCTACTCACAACTCCAGGTCCATACTGAGCAGAAGCACCCTGCAATCCCATTTCCCGGATGTACGCCAACTCAGCAGCTCTTCTTGCCATTTCGACTTTGTGAGAACCTGGGGGAGTCCAGCCAATGCCTCTGAGCCAGTTCAAGTCAGACTTGTATTTTACCTGAGAGAATGAACCATACACCAGTGTGCATTATTTTGTTTGGCTCTAATCAAACCACATGTCCTGGGTATTCAAGAGAGAGCATATAAAGAGCAAAAGAGTTGATAATAAACAAGCTATTCATTTTCAGCAAGCAGACTGTAGTTCTTTCAAGAGTGTGATTTTGTTGATAGGTAAAGTCTGTGAAGCACATTGCCACAGGCAGCTCCTAGCACTTGGAAGGACAGTGTTGCTCAGCTATACTTACATCACTCTGCAGCTTGTAGGCCTGCTTTGCATGCTTCACGTTCAGCTGCTCAGGATCACAAGTGTATTGGTGCAAAGGCTGCCTGTAGTTAACATTGCTTGCAAGCTGCTGGCTTCTCTTAGCATGAAGGAATCCTGGCTGGTTGATGTGACTCTGGAACTGTGCCCTGTTTTGGGCATATCCGCTCCTGTATTGGTTGTCACTCTGGAGTTTCCCCACTCTGAGGACATGCCTGATTTTGGGATCATCACTTGCACTGAGGAATCCAACCTGCTGGCCTCTGTCTCTCAGGAAGGCTTCTCTGTATTTGTACTGCAGGAAGTGCAGAGGAAGATCTCATTTTCACATTCAGATTACCTTCAAATTCTGTTATGAAATAATTTACCCTCCCCTAGCTACCGTTCATGCTCCTGTAGTACCCAAAGACCAAGTGTTTGATATCAAACTACATCTCCTAATCTAACAAGACACTTCAGAAGAATGGTCTTTGTTCTAATTTTTAAAGGAGTAGGAAGACTTAGGGACCCCAAATTACTGATCCCTCAAAAGCAATCAGAGGTCCT
This window encodes:
- the HABP2 gene encoding hyaluronan-binding protein 2, translating into MVNSALTLQVLPLVVLLGNTHLSASHFFFFIDLLHDQADEYEYYDEYTQPEQDPLLQQQSSEDPDWFEAFFGYSDTERADPCSSNPCKNNGRCENRGRSFSCLCPEPYAGITCEKVKNMCLEKRCHGGDCLITLTPPYFQCRCNHPYKKPDCQRASSPCRPNPCKNGGICIRHRIRSKFTCKCPEPFSGRFCEIGPDDCYEKASSKYRGSVNQAVNGKTCLHWNSHILLDYPINAFMEDADSYGIGEHNFCRNPDEDEKPWCYIRKSHKVEWDFCDVSPCSGTAEESLWPTDSSTDPPGSNEIFKTCGQPEIQRPLKRIYGGAKTTAGKHPWVASLQIKTSKRNTHFCGGVLIKACWVLTAGHCIEQPAENLQVALGKQNLKKREHQEQIFDVEKIIVHDKYREKDGVPHNDIALLKLKPVDGHCAVETKYVKTACLPHFFFPVGTDCFISGWGMTETDEESHQLLDANVKLISQKKCSAPRAYDHILDESMFCAGNLRRPRADSCQGDSGGPLTCVENGSYYVYGLVSWGDGCGLKNKPGVYTQVTTFLSWIKSKIQSESRSLH